From one Caldithrix abyssi DSM 13497 genomic stretch:
- the mobB gene encoding molybdopterin-guanine dinucleotide biosynthesis protein B, translating to MKFKGLNVLQIVGPKNAGKTMHAEWLISGLKERGLRVGALKHSSHPHPIDRPGSDSFRLQKAGASPTVFYSANSMGIFYPSIDEKEADRLLAAAFKEVDLVIVESFNTANGPKIVLDEDGHQWKHFTQVIAVISETALPTDLPLFKKFDERLIDFVIQYFHLKR from the coding sequence ATGAAATTTAAAGGATTGAATGTTTTGCAAATTGTCGGTCCTAAGAATGCGGGTAAAACCATGCACGCCGAGTGGTTGATTTCAGGCCTGAAAGAAAGGGGCCTGCGCGTCGGCGCGTTAAAACACAGCTCGCATCCCCATCCCATCGATCGGCCGGGCAGCGATTCGTTTCGCCTGCAAAAGGCAGGAGCCAGCCCAACCGTCTTTTACAGCGCGAATAGCATGGGCATTTTTTATCCGTCCATTGATGAAAAAGAAGCAGATCGGCTGCTGGCGGCCGCTTTTAAAGAGGTGGATCTGGTCATTGTCGAATCGTTTAACACGGCGAACGGGCCCAAAATTGTTCTGGATGAAGATGGCCATCAGTGGAAACATTTTACTCAGGTGATTGCCGTGATTTCCGAAACCGCCCTGCCAACCGATTTACCGCTTTTTAAAAAATTTGACGAGCGATTGATTGACTTTGTCATTCAATATTTTCATCTGAAGCGTTAA